The Acinonyx jubatus isolate Ajub_Pintada_27869175 chromosome D1, VMU_Ajub_asm_v1.0, whole genome shotgun sequence genome includes a window with the following:
- the LOC106966074 gene encoding olfactory receptor 51F2-like, which yields MPSFNQSIFHPAVFFLTGIPGFETYHAWLSIPFCCLYAIAISGNGMILFVIFTESSLHEPMYYFLSMLSFTDLGLCLSTLVTMLGIFWFNAREISFDACIGQMFFIHGFTFMESSVLLAMAFDRFTAICNPLRYATILTNSRIIKVGFAIVIRGTTALVPLLLLLKRLSFCHSHVLHHSYCFHPDVMTLSCTDTKINSAFGLAIVISTAGLDSVFILLSYVLIIHSVLNMASPEERKKVFGTCVSHISAVAIFYIPMISLSLVHRFGKQAPPLVHTLIANVYLLIPPVMNPIIYSVKTKQIRKAVLKIFLSKMI from the coding sequence ATGCCATCCTTCAATCAGAGCATTTTCCACCCTGCAGTCTTCTTTCTTACTGGCATCCCTGGCTTTGAAACTTACCATGCCTGGCTCTCCATCCCTTTTTGTTGTCTCTATGCCATTGCCATCTCTGGGAATGGCATGATCCTGTTTGTGATCTTCACTGAGTCGAGCCTCCATGAACCCATGTACTATTTCCTCTCCATGCTATCTTTCACGGACCTAGGACTATGCCTTTCCACATTGGTCACCATGCTGGGTATTTTCTGGTTCAATGCTCGAGAAATTAGTTTTGATGCCTGCATTGGTCAAATGTTCTTTATCCATGGTTTCACATTCATGGAGTCCTCAGTACTCCTGGCGATGGCCTTTGATCGCTTCACTGCCATCTGTAACCCACTGAGATATGCCACAATCTTAACCAATTCAAGGATCATCAAAGTGGGCTTTGCCATTGTTATTAGGGGGACAACGGCTCTAGTGCCTTTACTTCTGCTCCTAAAGCGTCTGTCTTTCTGCCATAGCCATGTTCTGCACCATTCATATTGTTTCCACCCTGATGTGATGACGCTTTCATGCACAGACACCAAGATCAACAGTGCATTTGGTTTGGCCATTGTCATATCAACTGCTGGCCTAGACTCTGTGTTTATCCTCCTTTCCTATGTTCTGATCATCCACTCTGTGCTCAACATGGCCTCCCCAGAGGAGCGGAAAAAGGTCTTTGGTACCTGTGTCTCACACATAAGTGCTGTTGCCATCTTCTACATTCCCATGATCAGCTTGTCACTGGTGCATAGATTTGGGAAGCAAGCCCCTCCCCTTGTGCACACTCTCATTGCCAATGTTTATCTGCTTATCCCTCCTGTGATGAATCCCATAATCTACAGTGTGAAAACCAAGCAAATTCGTAAGGCAGTGCTCAAAATATTCCTTTCTAAGATGAtttag